In Aquimarina sp. TRL1, a single window of DNA contains:
- a CDS encoding vitamin K epoxide reductase family protein: protein MENNIENIVEHLLLRNRIRNYNKKDLKLQLRVHPNFPSFQSITDTLDYFNIDNVAVEVPKSSLEQLPQDFVSIIHTDNGDEIVSVNKKNNRITLENTTLKSNVLDYSNFSSIWVPKVIAVEKEAKSSIISKKPSLFNLLLLITVASFITIFIGKTHSIPSISFFLLSITGLILSFFAVQESLGIQSQTVHQFCSSVGNTNCGDVINSTQGKLFNTISLADMGLLFFGSLVLFQLFFGFNSTLLIPTLISIPVTLYSIYSQAFVLKKWCALCIATILTTAGILAIAMTTLPFQFSYSGIYNLLAISSLFGTFYIFSREKIAENKKAKSENIDLTKFKRDEEIFEYFFKQSKVIEDTTKISNEIILGNPGSKFKIITLTNPMCGYCKEAFEAYARVLKAHGEHLQVTIRFKVSQDSPEDQARQISLRLAEIYHENGAEAFIKAYSDWFKDRTYTAWIKKYSTSINNPDHIRVLKKQAAWAETNDLFYTPASIINHTVYPTKYTYKEFFHFISALKEEHRLVKLTEENLVEV, encoded by the coding sequence ATGGAAAATAATATAGAAAACATAGTCGAACATTTATTGTTAAGGAATCGAATCCGGAATTATAACAAAAAGGATTTGAAACTTCAATTACGTGTACACCCTAATTTTCCAAGTTTTCAATCCATAACTGACACTCTTGATTATTTTAACATAGACAATGTAGCTGTCGAAGTCCCTAAAAGTTCTTTAGAACAGCTTCCACAGGACTTTGTATCTATCATTCATACAGACAATGGAGACGAGATTGTTTCCGTAAACAAAAAAAACAACCGAATAACTTTAGAAAACACAACTCTAAAAAGTAATGTTTTAGACTACAGTAACTTTTCTTCCATATGGGTTCCAAAAGTAATCGCTGTAGAAAAAGAAGCTAAATCATCGATAATTTCTAAAAAGCCTTCTTTATTTAATCTGTTACTACTGATTACAGTTGCCAGTTTTATTACTATTTTTATCGGGAAGACACATTCTATACCTAGTATTAGCTTTTTCTTATTAAGCATCACCGGGCTTATCCTCAGCTTTTTTGCTGTTCAGGAAAGCCTAGGTATCCAATCACAGACAGTACATCAATTCTGTTCGTCTGTTGGCAACACTAATTGTGGAGATGTTATTAACAGTACTCAAGGAAAACTCTTTAATACCATTTCATTAGCAGATATGGGGTTGTTATTCTTTGGTTCTCTGGTATTGTTTCAGCTATTTTTCGGTTTTAACAGCACATTACTCATCCCGACTCTAATTAGTATTCCAGTTACCTTATATTCGATATACTCGCAAGCATTTGTTCTCAAGAAGTGGTGTGCTTTATGTATTGCTACTATTTTGACTACGGCAGGTATTCTAGCAATCGCTATGACTACCTTACCCTTTCAGTTTAGTTATAGTGGGATTTACAACTTATTAGCGATCTCTTCGTTATTCGGTACTTTCTACATATTTAGCCGAGAAAAAATAGCCGAAAACAAAAAAGCAAAAAGTGAAAACATTGATCTTACAAAATTCAAAAGAGACGAGGAGATTTTTGAATATTTTTTTAAGCAATCAAAGGTCATAGAAGACACTACTAAAATAAGTAATGAAATCATCCTTGGTAATCCTGGTTCCAAGTTTAAAATAATAACATTAACAAATCCGATGTGTGGATACTGCAAGGAAGCCTTTGAAGCATATGCCAGAGTATTAAAAGCACATGGAGAACATCTTCAGGTCACAATACGATTTAAAGTTTCTCAGGATTCTCCAGAAGATCAGGCTCGACAGATCAGCCTGAGGTTAGCTGAGATATACCATGAAAACGGGGCTGAAGCTTTTATAAAAGCATATTCAGATTGGTTTAAAGACAGAACCTATACCGCCTGGATAAAAAAATACAGCACTTCTATTAATAACCCTGATCATATCAGAGTATTAAAGAAACAAGCTGCCTGGGCCGAAACGAATGATTTATTTTATACTCCTGCCAGTATTATAAATCATACCGTTTACCCAACAAAATACACCTATAAGGAATTTTTTCACTTTATAAGCGCCTTAAAAGAAGAACATCGCTTAGTAAAGCTAACGGAAGAAAACCTTGTAGAGGTTTAA
- the rodA gene encoding rod shape-determining protein RodA has protein sequence MAKSSIAAIDWISVVLFFTLVLFGWVNIYSSSHGEEAFSFLNFSKPYIKQAVWIALSVGIVIIVLAIEAKFYERFSGLIYVLSLLSLAGLFVLGSKISGATSWYQIGPAGLQPSEFAKAATALAIAKFLSDMQTNIKLFNHQLKAFLIIIIPAFLITLQPDPGSGLVYAAFFFPLYREGLSAMYLIIVVSATLLFILTLLFNPLWVILAITGVMILLLIKNRKLRPKYSNYILTIVMITAFCYSVNYIFNNVFEQRHRDRFNIVLGKEVDAKGIGYNTNQSQIAIGSGGWTGKGWKEGTQTKGGFVPEQHTDYIFSTVGEEWGFLGATAVVVLFVLLLIRLLQLAERQKSQFSRAYGYGVVGILFIHFFVNIGMVTGLLPTVGIPLPFFSYGGSSLWGFTLLLFIFIKLDANRVNEW, from the coding sequence ATGGCCAAGTCGAGTATAGCTGCTATAGACTGGATATCAGTCGTTTTATTTTTTACGTTAGTCTTATTTGGCTGGGTAAATATTTACTCCTCTTCGCATGGAGAAGAAGCATTTTCGTTTCTAAACTTTTCAAAACCGTATATCAAACAAGCTGTCTGGATTGCATTAAGCGTTGGAATTGTCATTATCGTCCTGGCCATTGAAGCTAAATTTTATGAACGGTTTTCTGGATTGATCTATGTACTATCACTCTTATCATTAGCTGGACTTTTCGTACTAGGAAGCAAAATATCTGGTGCTACTTCCTGGTATCAAATTGGTCCTGCCGGATTACAACCATCAGAGTTTGCTAAAGCCGCAACAGCTCTGGCAATTGCCAAGTTCTTAAGTGATATGCAAACAAACATCAAGCTTTTCAACCATCAGTTAAAGGCTTTTTTAATTATTATTATCCCTGCCTTTTTAATCACCTTACAACCGGACCCCGGTAGTGGCCTTGTATATGCAGCATTTTTTTTCCCTCTTTATAGAGAGGGGTTATCAGCCATGTATCTTATTATCGTTGTATCTGCTACACTTCTCTTTATACTAACGCTGCTTTTTAATCCTTTATGGGTAATACTTGCCATTACTGGAGTGATGATTCTTTTACTGATAAAAAACAGAAAACTACGCCCTAAATACAGTAACTACATACTGACCATCGTCATGATTACTGCCTTTTGTTATTCCGTTAATTATATATTCAACAATGTTTTTGAACAAAGACACAGAGATCGCTTCAATATTGTTTTAGGAAAAGAAGTCGATGCCAAAGGAATAGGTTATAACACCAATCAAAGTCAAATTGCTATTGGAAGTGGTGGATGGACCGGAAAAGGATGGAAAGAAGGAACCCAAACAAAAGGAGGCTTTGTTCCGGAACAGCATACTGACTATATATTTAGTACCGTAGGAGAAGAATGGGGATTCTTAGGTGCCACTGCTGTTGTGGTTCTATTCGTATTACTACTGATCAGATTACTTCAGTTAGCAGAACGGCAAAAATCTCAATTCAGTAGAGCTTATGGTTACGGTGTCGTTGGTATCCTCTTCATTCACTTTTTTGTAAATATTGGAATGGTAACCGGCTTATTACCCACCGTTGGAATACCACTTCCTTTTTTCAGCTATGGAGGATCGAGTTTATGGGGGTTTACTTTATTACTATTTATTTTCATCAAATTAGATGCTAATCGAGTAAACGAATGGTAA
- a CDS encoding DNA/RNA non-specific endonuclease: protein MSRKYIYPILIILVTIGFYYLEGSIEGNTKGDTKNEEKQHSSFYYLPTSTTDKIIVHDYYTLSYSETHEQAEWVAYELKKEHLSRKEFKRPYFIEDRKVKSMSADWKNYKNSGYDKGHLCPAADRKFSYKAFEETFLTSNITPQNSSFNAGIWNDLEQQVRYWARRYDGVYVVTGGVLTKGLPSIGYEAVSVPEYFYKVIMDTDKSKMIGLLLPAKDSNKKLKEFVVPVDQIEKMTGIDFFKSLEDHVEDKLERANNAAQWKF from the coding sequence TTGAGTAGAAAGTATATTTACCCGATATTGATCATTTTGGTAACTATAGGGTTTTATTATTTAGAAGGGAGTATTGAAGGAAATACAAAAGGAGATACGAAGAATGAAGAGAAGCAGCATAGCTCTTTTTATTATTTACCAACTTCAACTACTGATAAAATTATAGTTCATGATTATTATACGTTGTCTTATTCAGAAACACATGAACAGGCAGAATGGGTGGCGTATGAATTAAAGAAAGAACATCTTTCCAGAAAAGAGTTTAAAAGACCGTATTTTATTGAAGATAGAAAAGTGAAAAGCATGTCGGCAGATTGGAAGAATTATAAAAACTCTGGTTATGATAAGGGGCATTTATGTCCGGCTGCGGATCGAAAGTTTAGTTATAAGGCTTTCGAAGAGACGTTTCTGACCTCTAATATCACTCCTCAAAACTCCTCGTTTAATGCAGGGATATGGAACGACCTGGAACAACAGGTGAGATATTGGGCGCGTAGATACGATGGGGTATATGTAGTGACTGGAGGGGTGCTGACTAAAGGATTACCTTCTATTGGTTATGAAGCAGTTTCCGTTCCAGAGTATTTTTATAAAGTAATAATGGATACCGATAAAAGTAAAATGATTGGTTTGTTATTACCTGCAAAAGACTCAAATAAAAAACTTAAGGAGTTTGTTGTTCCGGTAGATCAAATAGAGAAGATGACAGGGATAGATTTTTTTAAAAGCCTAGAAGATCATGTAGAAGATAAGTTGGAACGAGCAAATAATGCGGCCCAATGGAAATTTTAG